In one window of Carcharodon carcharias isolate sCarCar2 chromosome 14, sCarCar2.pri, whole genome shotgun sequence DNA:
- the LOC121287200 gene encoding cAMP-specific 3',5'-cyclic phosphodiesterase 4D-like isoform X11, whose translation MASNKFKRMLNRELTQLSEMSRSGNQVSEFISTTFLDKPHEVEIPRLSPREKLDPMIHISGLKHSTSVISFRDVPRFGVKSDHEFELERELKNINSWGLDIFKLGENSSHRPLTVAMYAIFKERNLLKVFRIPAVTFITYMLTLEDHYRSDVSYHNNYHAADVTQSTHVLLRSPALEAVFTDLEVLAAIFASAIHDVDHPGVSNQFLINTNSELALLYNDTSVLENHHLAVGFKLLQKENCNIFQNLTKKQLQNLRKMTIDMVLATDMTKHMNLLADLKTMVETKKVTSLGVLLLDNYSDRIQVLQNMVHCADLSNPTKPLHLYRAWVDKIMMEFFQQGDQERERGMEISPMCDKHTASIEKSQVGFIDFIVHPLWETWADLVYPDAKEILDNLEDNRDWFHSMIPRSPPSPSSLSWDEGSKVGGDNFLLNASLNKEGASNRSITASSFDEMHSCSSPDTDFSESSETVESSQPKIGSPLAGLKTYHSEVSNSSPEEGSSKDSGSSTPESRYQPRYTYPSFRQTAQSAQGETSQTPEDTSDESGDNKTQGLVEDEQNVSNLPLGT comes from the exons TTTAAGAGGATGCTAAATCGAGAGTTGACCCAGCTGTCTGAAATGAGCCGTTCAGGAAACCAGGTCTCTGAGTTTATATCCACAACGTTTTTAG ACAAACCGCATGAAGTGGAAATACCGCGGTTAAGCCCAAGAGAGAAACTGGATCCCATGATACACATCAGCGGCCTGAAACACAGCACGAGCGTCATCTCTTTCAGGGATGTTCCACGCTTCGGAGTCAAATCTGACCACGAATTTGAGCTAGAGCGG gaattgaaaaatatcaacagtTGGGGTCTGGATATCTTCAAATTGGGGGAAAATTCTAGCCACCGACCACTAACTGTTGCTATGTACGCCATCTTTAAG GAGCGAAATCTCTTGAAGGTGTTTAGAATTCCGGCCGTAACTTTCATCACCTACATGCTGACACTGGAAGACCACTACCGTTCTGACGTGAGCTACCACAACAATTATCACGCTGCAGACGTCACCCAGTCTACCCATGTCTTGCTTCGGTCACCAGCATTAGAG GCAGTCTTCACAGATCTTGAGGTATTGGCTGCAATTTTTGCCTCGGCAATACATGATGTTGACCATCCGGGAGTGTCAAACCAGTTCCTCATTAATACCA ACTCTGAATTAGCACTGTTGTACAATGATACCTCAGTATTGGAGAACCATCACTTGGCTGTGGGCTTTAAATTGCTCCAGAAGGAAAATTGCAACATTTTTCAAAACCTGACCAAGAAACAACTCCAAAACCTTCGCAAAATGACCATCGACATG GTCCTGGCAACAGACATGACCAAGCACATGAACTTGTTGGCAGACTTAAAGACAATGGTGGAGACAAAGAAAGTTACAAGTTTAGGGGTCTTACTGCTGGATAACTACTCCGACCGGATCCAG GTTCTCCAGAATATGGTGCACTGCGCTGACCTGAGCAATCCCACCAAGCCGCTGCATCTTTACCGGGCGTGGGTGGATAAAATAATGATGGAGTTCTTCCAACAGGGAGATCAAGAGCGCGAACGGGGAATGGAAATCAGCCCGATGTGTGACAAACACACAGCTTCCATCGAGAAGTCCCAG GTTGGATTTATCGATTTCATTGTGCATCCTCTCTGGGAGACCTGGGCTGATCTGGTTTATCCTGATGCCAAAGAAATATTGGACAACCTGGAGGACAACCGCGACTGGTTTCACAGCATGATCCCTCGCAGCCCGCCCTCCCCAAGCTCTCTGAGCTGGGACGAAGGCAGTAAAGTGGGCGGCGacaatttcctgcttaatgcttCATTGAACAAGGAGGGGGCAAGCAACAGGAGTATAACTGCCAGCTCCTTCGACGAGATGCACAGCTGCAGCAGCCCAGACACGGACTTCTCCGAGTCCTCTGAGACGGTGGAGTCCAGTCAGCCGAAAATAGGCAGCCCGTTGGCCGGACTCAAAACGTATCACAGCGAGGTGAGCAATTCCTCCCCCGAAGAGGGCAGTTCCAAGGATTCAGGGAGCAGTACACCAGAGAGCAGGTACCAGCCACGCTACACTTACCCTAGCTTCAGGCAGACGGCCCAATCGGCACAGGGAGAAACCAGTCAAACTCCAGAGGACACGTCGGACGAGTCTGGGGATAACAAAACACAAGGTCTTGTAGAAGATGAACAGAACGTTTCAAATCTTCCACTGGGCACCTAA